A single region of the Microcella sp. genome encodes:
- the otsB gene encoding trehalose-phosphatase — protein sequence MTGQLETALGEALRRIAAVDRLLIALDFDGTLAPEVDVPDAARAIPAATEHLAALQGMPGTTIAFVSGRALSSLEVVVPREITAAMIGSHGLEVRIAPGDEVAPVDERDRARVEALREALHPLVDAVEGAWVEVKPAGFAVHTRVVESSAAAELQRRVRAASLEADADVLVRDGKNVVEFAVRDATKGDGVRVLRDRLQPDAVLFAGDDVTDEDALAVLTEGDVGIKVGTADSVAPFRVTDPAQLADALAVLVEARSQR from the coding sequence ATGACGGGTCAGCTCGAGACAGCGCTCGGCGAGGCGTTGCGGCGCATCGCGGCGGTCGACCGACTGCTCATCGCGCTCGACTTCGACGGAACCCTCGCCCCCGAGGTCGACGTGCCCGATGCCGCGCGCGCGATTCCAGCCGCCACCGAGCACCTTGCCGCATTGCAGGGGATGCCCGGCACGACGATCGCCTTCGTCTCAGGCCGCGCTCTCTCGAGCCTCGAGGTCGTGGTGCCACGCGAGATCACGGCAGCCATGATCGGCTCGCACGGGCTCGAAGTGCGTATCGCGCCGGGCGATGAGGTCGCGCCGGTCGACGAGCGCGATCGCGCGCGGGTCGAAGCGCTGCGTGAGGCGCTGCACCCGCTCGTCGACGCAGTCGAGGGGGCCTGGGTCGAGGTCAAGCCCGCGGGCTTCGCGGTGCACACTCGCGTCGTCGAATCGAGTGCGGCCGCCGAGCTTCAGCGTCGGGTTCGCGCGGCGTCGCTCGAGGCAGATGCCGACGTCTTGGTGCGCGACGGCAAGAACGTCGTCGAGTTCGCCGTTCGCGACGCGACCAAGGGCGATGGCGTGCGCGTGCTGCGCGATCGACTGCAGCCAGACGCCGTGCTCTTCGCTGGAGACGACGTCACCGATGAAGACGCGCTCGCGGTGCTCACCGAGGGCGATGTCGGCATCAAGGTGGGCACTGCCGACTCGGTCGCGCCGTTTCGCGTGACGGATCCCGCGCAGCTCGCCGACGCGCTCGCGGTGCTCGTCGAGGCCCGCTCGCAGCGCTGA
- the otsA gene encoding alpha,alpha-trehalose-phosphate synthase (UDP-forming): MTSPARTSRSSYDFIVVSNRLPVDRVVGLDGVERWQRSPGGLVTALEPVMKASDGAWVGWAGKPDLDLDPFVEDGTYLVPVPLSPLEIEHYYEGFSNDTLWPLYHDVIAPPSFHREWWDAYVEVNQRFADASARIAAPGATVWVQDYQLQLVPKMLREQRPDLTIGFFNHIPFPPYGIYAQLPWRRQVVEGLLGADVIGFQRVADAGNFSRAVRRLFGYATRTPEIRVPDDKGGHRSVIAKAFPISIDVESFEEIARRPEIQARAQQIRDDLGNPATIMLGVDRLDYTKGIRHRLKAFGELLRDGETQAGQTVLVQVASPSRERVAAYMQLRDEIELTVGRLNGTYATISHPVVSYLHHGYPREEMVALYLAADVMLVTALRDGMNLVAKEYVACRHDEDGVLVLSEFAGAADELKNALLVNPHDIDGLKEALLHAVRMPHRERTTRMRALRRRVRENDVARWSQSFLDTLRHANHHSDAR, from the coding sequence ATGACGAGCCCGGCGCGAACCAGCAGAAGCAGCTACGACTTCATCGTCGTGTCGAACCGTCTGCCCGTCGATCGAGTGGTCGGCCTCGACGGCGTCGAACGCTGGCAGCGGTCGCCCGGGGGTCTCGTCACGGCGCTCGAGCCCGTCATGAAGGCCTCAGACGGCGCCTGGGTCGGCTGGGCGGGCAAGCCAGACCTCGATCTCGACCCGTTCGTCGAAGACGGCACCTATCTCGTGCCGGTGCCGCTGAGCCCGCTCGAGATCGAGCACTACTACGAAGGCTTCAGCAACGACACCCTCTGGCCGCTCTATCACGACGTCATCGCCCCGCCGAGCTTCCACCGAGAGTGGTGGGACGCCTATGTCGAGGTCAACCAGCGTTTCGCCGACGCGAGCGCGCGCATCGCGGCACCGGGCGCGACCGTGTGGGTGCAGGACTACCAATTGCAGCTCGTGCCGAAGATGCTGCGCGAGCAGCGGCCCGACCTCACCATCGGCTTCTTCAACCACATTCCGTTTCCGCCATACGGCATCTACGCGCAGCTGCCGTGGCGCCGCCAGGTCGTCGAAGGGCTGCTCGGGGCCGATGTCATCGGCTTTCAGCGCGTGGCAGATGCCGGCAACTTCTCGCGGGCCGTGCGCCGCCTCTTCGGCTATGCGACGCGCACTCCCGAGATTCGCGTGCCCGATGACAAGGGCGGGCACCGCAGTGTCATCGCCAAGGCGTTTCCGATCTCGATCGATGTCGAGAGCTTCGAAGAGATCGCGCGGCGCCCCGAGATTCAGGCGCGGGCTCAGCAGATTCGCGACGACCTCGGCAACCCTGCCACGATCATGCTCGGCGTCGACCGCCTCGACTACACGAAGGGCATCCGCCACCGATTGAAGGCCTTCGGCGAGCTGCTGCGCGACGGTGAGACGCAGGCCGGCCAGACCGTGCTCGTGCAAGTGGCGAGCCCGAGTCGCGAGCGGGTGGCGGCCTACATGCAGTTGCGCGATGAGATCGAGCTGACGGTCGGCCGGCTCAACGGCACCTACGCCACCATCAGCCACCCCGTCGTGTCGTACCTGCACCACGGGTATCCGCGTGAAGAGATGGTGGCGCTCTACCTCGCGGCAGACGTCATGCTCGTGACCGCGCTGCGCGACGGCATGAACCTCGTCGCGAAAGAGTACGTGGCGTGCCGGCACGATGAAGACGGCGTGCTCGTGCTGAGCGAGTTCGCGGGCGCCGCCGACGAGCTCAAGAATGCGCTGCTCGTCAACCCGCACGACATCGACGGTCTCAAAGAGGCACTGCTGCACGCCGTTCGCATGCCTCATCGCGAACGCACGACCCGCATGCGAGCATTGCGCCGACGGGTGCGCGAGAACGATGTCGCCCGCTGGTCGCAGAGCTTTCTCGACACGCTGCGCCACGCCAACCACCACTCCGATGCCCGATGA